A segment of the Chlorogloeopsis sp. ULAP01 genome:
GCATTTGGTACTTTTTCTAAAAAGGTTTCCAGAGATTTTAACTCGTCGTTAACAACAATTCGCAGTGCTTGAAAAACACGGGTAGCAGGGTGAATTCTGCCGTAACGGTATTTGGGGGGAACAGAAGATGCGATCGCTTCTGCTAAATCAGTAGTAGTCTTAAACGGACGCTGTTCGACAATGCGTCTGGCAATGCGCCGCGATAGTCTTTCTTCTCCATATTTAAAGAAAATTTCAGCTAATTCAGCTTCATCCCAATCATTAATCACATCAGCTGCTGTCAGGGATTGTTGCCTATTCATCCGCATATCTAAACTAGCAGTATGGCGAAAGCTAAAACCCCGCTCTGGCTGATCCAGATGATAAGAACTCACACCCAAATCGGCAAGCATACCGTCAAAAGTATGAGATGGGTACTTATAAGCAGCAAAATTACTGTGAATAAAACTAACTCTCTCCCCAAACTCTGCTAAGTTCTTCTTCGCTGCTGCCAATGCATCTTCATCGCGATCGAGCGCCGTTACTCGTACATCTGGTACCGCTTCAAGAATTAGCCGAGTATGCCCACCACCACCTACCGTTGCATCAAGATAATTTCCCCTCGAATGCACTGCTAAACCTTCAATAACTTCTTTTGGTAAGACGGGAATATGGGAAAAAATTGGTTCTTCGATATCTAATGCTTGCGAGGAATGAGACATATAAACTGGTGCAGAAATGGACAATGAGGACACGAACTTCAACGACACGGACGAGTTCAATATTGAGTATCTGAACCAATATATCAAAATGCTCTTGATTTAAAGTCATACTTATGCATAGCAGCGTAATCAAACACCAATGGAACCTATAGCAATCTTCTAGAATGCTTATAGATAGTTCTGTAAGTAGAAATCAGCTTGCCTACACCCATCTCAATATAATTAGATTAGTTAAATGCAATCAAAACGCATGAATCCCACAACATAAATTTGTTGATTTTAGGGTATTCGTAGCAAATATATCTTCAAAAGGCCACCCGAACTCAAAAAGTCAAACACATTTCCAAGTAGGGGTTACTGGCTTCATCGTTCACAAACGGGAGAACACTGAATTTATGGCAAGAATAGAAACCCGCACTGAACCTATGGTGCTGAACATGGGGCCTCACCATCCCTCAATGCACGGGGTTCTGCGGTTAATTGTGACTTTGGATGGCGAGGATGTCGTTGATTGTGAACCGGTAATCGGCTACTTGCATCGGGGAATGGAAAAAATTGCGGAAAACCGCACCAATCTCCAGTATGTCCCCTATGTGAGTCGTTGGGACTATGCGGCGGGTATGTTCAATGAAGCCGTTACC
Coding sequences within it:
- the rsmH gene encoding 16S rRNA (cytosine(1402)-N(4))-methyltransferase RsmH translates to MSHSSQALDIEEPIFSHIPVLPKEVIEGLAVHSRGNYLDATVGGGGHTRLILEAVPDVRVTALDRDEDALAAAKKNLAEFGERVSFIHSNFAAYKYPSHTFDGMLADLGVSSYHLDQPERGFSFRHTASLDMRMNRQQSLTAADVINDWDEAELAEIFFKYGEERLSRRIARRIVEQRPFKTTTDLAEAIASSVPPKYRYGRIHPATRVFQALRIVVNDELKSLETFLEKVPNALVSGGRIAIISFHSLEDRIVKHSFKNSPILKIVTKKPIIAQAEEIDINPRSRSAKLRIAEKVG